The Microtus pennsylvanicus isolate mMicPen1 chromosome 22, mMicPen1.hap1, whole genome shotgun sequence genome includes the window aatcttttattgattattcttcctttcctatatatatcatatgttactTTTGACACAAAAGTATGAGCATAGGGATATGCAAAGATTTAGCATACCTCTccttaagaacaattaagaagataaaatgtagttcctatgtagagtatacttgttgaatttgatacAAGAATACAAAGttaattcattttctaccatcattgttaatacttaaacatacattatgaaaaaaccacgatgagttctaggtctgtgcaaatacttttaggtgtcttagttcacttagcaaatgtataatgatttacgatatagtaaaatttataaatgtagtaaagttggtaaagcactcagtGTATGCAGTTCtattcaaaaatgtaaaaaatttaatagaaaaatataggtatagatgaaaaggtaaaccatggcacaaaggaaattatcatcacaaatattttttgagatgcaaaatgacccctaatgggtgaacaaaacatgatttaaaacaaagatatagaaccataatgtttgattcctttttacaattggaaaaaatatgaagttaattCCTATAGATATGAGGTGTCACAGTCCATTGAATGTGGTGAAACTTTTACATGCgtaaattatccttgcaggattgaaagaaatcaaactggagcGGCGTTTTCCGTATATTCTCACTGTGCTAAAGCCTTGTGTTATAACACTCATCttctaaggaatgaaaaaacaCATACCGGTGAAAAATGCTCGAAAATTAAGCAATGTgataaaacctttcttcctcacaatcatcttcaaaggcataaaagaacacatactggagagaaaccctatgaatataatcagtgtggtaaagactTTACTCAATACAGTGTTCTTCAAactcataaaggaacacatactggagagaaaccctatgaatgtaatcagtgtgctaaggcctttgctgagaacagtgctcttcaaaaacataaaagaacacatactggagagaaaccctatgaatataatcagtgtggtaaggcctttgcacatcatagtcatcttcaattgcataagagaaaacatactggagagaaaccccatgaatgtaatcagtgttataaggcctttgcacaacgtagtcatcttcaagtgcataaaagaacacatactggagagaaaacccatgaatgtaatcagtttGGTAAGGCCTTTGAacatcatagtcatcttcaattgcataagagaacacatactggagagaaaccctatgaatgtaatcagtgtggtaaggcctttgcacgtcatagttcccttaaattgcataaaagaacacatactggagagaaaaccCATGAATGTAGTCAGTGCAGTAAGGCATTTAcacgtcatagttcccttcaattgcataaaagaacacatactggagagaaaccctatgaatgtaatcagtgtggtaaggcctttgcacattatagtcatcttcaattgcataaaagaacacatactggagagaaaccctatgaatgtaatcagtgtggtaaggcctttgcaagtcatagtcatcttcaagtgcataaaagaacacatactggggagaaaccctatgaatgtaatcactgtgctaaggcctttgctgagaacagtgctcttcaaaaacataaaagaacacatactggagagaaaccatatgaatgtaatcagtgtggtaaggcctttgcacgtcatagttcccttaaattgcataaaagaacacatactggagagaaaccctatgaatgtaatcagtgtgctaaggcctttgcaagtcatagtcatcttcaattgcataaaagaacacatactggagagaaaccctatgaatgtaatcagtgtggtaaggcctttgcacaacgtagtcatcttcaagtgcataaaagaacacatactggagagaaaccctatgaatgtaatcagtgtggtaaggcctttgcacaacgtagtcatcttcaagtgcataaaagaacacatactggagagaaaccctatgaatgtaatcagtgttctaAGGCCTTTACTgacaacagtgcttttcaaaaacataaaagaacacatactggagagaaaccctataaatgtaatcattgtggtaaggcctttgcacattatagtcatcttcaattgcataaaagaacacatactggagagaaaccctatgaatgtaatcagtgtggtaaggcctttgcaagtcatagtcatcttcaagtgcataaaagaacacatactggagagaaaccctatgaatgtaatcagtgtggtaaggtctttgaatatgaaaacagtcttcacattcataaaagaatgcatgctagaaagaaaccttaggagtgaaatcagtgtggtaaggcctttacaGAACAGAACTCCTGTACTCTTGAAAGGCATAATATAGCACCTACTGTAGAGATATTAATGAATGGAATTTGTGGtaggtggaggaaggtcattggttaatcaagaaactgccttggcccatttgataggccagcccttaggtggctgaagtagacagaacagaatgccgggagggagagggaagtgaagcagatgtcatttcctctcctgtccggggggggggggaaatgcgatgcagcctgccaccagggcagacatgctgaatctttcccggtaagcgcacctcttggtgctacacagattagaaatgggctaaattaatatgtgagaattagcctagaagagggtagatataatgggccaagcagtgttttaatttatctctgagagttcaaggacagcctggtctacagagttattccaggacaaagatatacagagaatataaaataaaagtaaaaataaacgaaatagaggttaaagtaaaaccgcacaaagatagaaaatacacagagaatcttgatactgtatgctattgtcTTCTCTGAATTGATTTAAtggtgaggaaagagcaacatctgctaaaagatatttgtttataaatgctgctgaactaatccaagaaagatattttgaaaataccttgacttcagaatttggatctaaggatataatactttggaaaagagattcttcttttgttttcacaggataagaccctatggattgcttctattgTAATATGGTaaaatagaccacgccctcctgaaatgttgctgtgaacaccttcagaaaattacttatcTGCTAACTGAGacaaatctagcacacaggttataccctcaaagacctgattaacagcgcccctatacagcaggaagcagtttggagagaaataactacgtccatcttcccaaatattgtttataaatgttcttttacatttaaagggtgatataatatagatataaataatttgtttttttaatatttatttatttatttattatgtatacaatattctgtctgtgtgtatgcctgcaggccaatctacctccctccctctccctgcttgagagagttatttccaggttctagttattacaaacagtgctgctataaacatagtcgaacaaatgcttttgtagcatgattgggcatctcttggatatattcccaagagtggtattgctggatcctgaggtaggttgattctgaatttcctgagaaaccaccacactgatttccaaaacggttgcacaagtttgcattcccaccagcagtggatgagtgagcgttccccttactccacatcctttcaagcaaaggctatcattggtgttttttattttagccattctgacaggtgtaagatggtatctcaacgttgttttgatttgcatttccgtgatcactaaggaagttgaacatgaccttaagtgtcttttggccatttgaacttcttctgttgagaattctctgttcagttcagctccccatccatttttaaattgggttaattagaattttagtgtctagttttttttttttgttttttgttttgttttgtttttcgagacagggtttctctgtggctttggagactgtcttggaactagctctgtagaccaggctggtcttgaactcacagagatccgcctgcctctgcctcccgagtgctgggattaaaggcatatgccaccatcgcccggctagtgtctagtttcttgagttcattatatattttggagataagtctTTGTCTGATGAacatcttctcccattcagtaggatgactttttgtcttaatgagagTATcatctgctttacagaagcttctcagtttctggaggttccatttattcattgttgctctcattgtctgtgctactgggggttctaatatttttatgaccAGATGATATTTTTaggaatgtattttttattgatttttttggctTCTACATTGCT containing:
- the LOC142840048 gene encoding uncharacterized protein LOC142840048, whose amino-acid sequence is MCGIFLKAVTYDDVHINFSKEEWDLLDASQKNLYKDVMLETYRNLTTIGYIWEDHNTEKHRQWCRRHVRHKRTHTGEKPYEYNQCGKDFTQYSVLQTHKGTHTGEKPYECNQCAKAFAENSALQKHKRTHTGEKPYEYNQCGKAFAHHSHLQLHKRKHTGEKPHECNQCYKAFAQRSHLQVHKRTHTGEKTHECNQFGKAFEHHSHLQLHKRTHTGEKPYECNQCGKAFARHSSLKLHKRTHTGEKTHECSQCSKAFTRHSSLQLHKRTHTGEKPYECNQCGKAFAHYSHLQLHKRTHTGEKPYECNQCGKAFASHSHLQVHKRTHTGEKPYECNHCAKAFAENSALQKHKRTHTGEKPYECNQCGKAFARHSSLKLHKRTHTGEKPYECNQCAKAFASHSHLQLHKRTHTGEKPYECNQCGKAFAQRSHLQVHKRTHTGEKPYECNQCGKAFAQRSHLQVHKRTHTGEKPYECNQCSKAFTDNSAFQKHKRTHTGEKPYKCNHCGKAFAHYSHLQLHKRTHTGEKPYECNQCGKAFASHSHLQVHKRTHTGEKPYECNQCDKEATEDDTCRDCTPQTEQPLSGRMWTSVRKNGLQDFGLETLPKAAAEQKRVGERHRVQPATEAMLCPPERPTQAIKNSRLLSAFAMPTSLRKALQPLQAESSSQLPWSQPKPGISAYSHRPGSYFPCFFAGTSHHQPEHPEISHPFEVGDSMYVLRHRSQNLGLRWKGPYTYCPQSGQYYSLPASHIKPTPPQNDPGLLNLDPD